A single genomic interval of Candidatus Angelobacter sp. harbors:
- a CDS encoding threonine--tRNA ligase — PPMELKEKGSGSEDDVQRYYLKAMNCPHHHRIFAAEPRSYRDLPLRLAEYGCCYRYEQSGELFGLMRVRSLNMNDAHIYCTPEQFAAEFNAVNEMYLKYFKIFGFEKYVMRFSTHDPSRLTGDNAKFVNEPALWKKTEDMVRETLKKSGINYVEVANEAAFYGPKIDVQVWSVIGREFTLATNQVDFAQPRRMGLVYRDKDNSNKTPLCIHRAPLGTHERFIGFLIEHYAGNFPLWLAPEQVRVLTIGDDEGLVNYAKAIVTELRANIVRCEGDYGTDKINGKIQRAEEAKVHTMLVIGGRDMEAGNVSVRLHGKGNIGAKPKAEVVADILASIKERRA, encoded by the coding sequence TTCCTCCGATGGAATTAAAGGAGAAAGGCAGCGGAAGCGAGGACGATGTCCAGCGGTATTACCTGAAAGCCATGAACTGCCCGCATCATCACCGCATTTTTGCGGCTGAGCCGCGCAGTTACCGCGATCTCCCATTGCGCCTGGCCGAATACGGTTGTTGTTACCGCTACGAGCAGTCGGGCGAACTCTTTGGCCTCATGCGCGTGCGTTCGCTCAACATGAACGACGCGCATATCTACTGCACGCCGGAGCAGTTCGCCGCCGAGTTCAACGCCGTAAACGAGATGTATCTGAAGTATTTCAAGATTTTCGGCTTCGAGAAATACGTCATGCGCTTCAGCACGCACGACCCGTCGCGCCTCACCGGCGACAACGCCAAGTTCGTCAACGAACCGGCGCTGTGGAAGAAGACCGAGGACATGGTGCGCGAGACGTTGAAGAAGTCCGGCATCAACTACGTCGAGGTCGCCAACGAAGCGGCGTTCTACGGCCCGAAGATTGACGTGCAGGTCTGGAGCGTCATCGGCCGCGAATTCACGCTGGCGACCAACCAGGTGGACTTCGCCCAGCCCCGTCGCATGGGTTTGGTTTATCGCGACAAGGACAACTCGAACAAGACGCCGCTGTGTATCCATCGCGCGCCGCTCGGCACGCATGAGCGCTTCATCGGCTTCCTCATCGAGCATTACGCCGGCAACTTCCCGCTCTGGCTCGCGCCGGAGCAGGTCCGCGTGCTCACCATCGGCGACGACGAAGGGTTGGTGAACTACGCCAAAGCCATCGTGACCGAACTGCGCGCGAACATTGTCCGGTGCGAAGGCGATTACGGCACCGACAAGATCAACGGCAAGATTCAGCGCGCCGAAGAAGCGAAAGTGCACACCATGCTCGTCATCGGTGGCCGCGACATGGAAGCGGGAAATGTTTCCGTTCGCCTCCACGGCAAAGGAAACATCGGCGCGAAGCCGAAGGCGGAGGTCGTTGCCGATATTCTGGCGAGTATTAAAGAGCGGCGGGCTTGA
- a CDS encoding sigma factor, with product MQELDDITLLRQYTEHNSEEAFAELVTRHVNKVYSVALRHARNPHQAEEITQAVFVILARKSRQLGKKVVLAGWLYQTARLTAVTFIRSETRRSRREQEAHDFRTEQRIESWIWDDVRKLRAIQSFYLVERKSDGDNRVYRYRLNYQHASLFVSCTFNKEDKITKFAIFD from the coding sequence ATGCAGGAGCTGGACGACATCACTCTGTTGCGGCAATACACGGAGCATAATTCCGAGGAAGCCTTTGCCGAACTCGTCACGCGGCACGTCAACAAGGTCTATTCGGTTGCATTGCGTCACGCTCGCAACCCACATCAAGCCGAGGAAATCACGCAAGCCGTCTTCGTCATTCTCGCCAGAAAATCCAGGCAGCTTGGCAAGAAGGTTGTCCTCGCCGGCTGGCTGTATCAAACAGCGCGGCTGACGGCAGTAACATTTATTCGTAGCGAAACCCGCCGCTCCCGCCGCGAACAAGAGGCTCATGACTTCAGGACTGAGCAACGAATTGAAAGCTGGATTTGGGACGATGTTCGCAAGCTTCGCGCGATTCAGTCTTTTTATTTGGTCGAGCGAAAAAGTGATGGCGACAACCGTGTCTATCGCTATCGGCTGAACTATCAGCACGCATCGCTTTTTGTGAGCTGTACATTCAACAAGGAAGACAAGATCACAAAATTCGCCATCTTTGATTGA
- a CDS encoding sugar phosphate isomerase/epimerase — translation MSKTNSPLKSMSRRNFITISGAASAMLVARSDRTAALAAPVAAASGTKKRPIGLELYSVRNELMRDLPKTLDTVAKIGYEVVEFYAPYFGWTLPYAKEVRARMDDLGLRCYSTHNHIESFTHGETMDKAIELNQILGTRYIVMASSPGWARGVEGWQRLCRQLSDATEKLIPHGLSAGYHNHQVEWAKLDGDQRIMEFIAANTPKEFVLQLDVGTCVETNSHPVEWVKANPGRIKIVHLKDWAPDNAAHDKGYKVLFGEGVTPWKELIAALESVGGVEFYLMEQEGSRFSEFETVKHCLDNWNKMRA, via the coding sequence ATGTCCAAAACCAATTCTCCACTCAAATCCATGTCCCGTCGGAATTTCATTACCATCTCGGGAGCCGCTTCCGCAATGCTGGTGGCGCGGTCGGACCGGACCGCCGCCCTCGCCGCTCCGGTGGCGGCTGCGAGCGGGACAAAGAAGCGCCCCATTGGCCTCGAATTGTATTCGGTTCGCAATGAACTCATGCGTGATTTGCCCAAGACGCTCGATACGGTCGCAAAGATCGGTTACGAGGTGGTGGAGTTTTACGCGCCCTATTTTGGCTGGACCCTGCCTTACGCAAAGGAGGTGCGAGCGCGCATGGATGATCTTGGACTGCGCTGCTACTCGACACATAATCACATCGAGTCGTTCACCCACGGCGAAACGATGGACAAGGCCATCGAGCTGAATCAGATTTTGGGAACGCGCTACATCGTCATGGCAAGTTCGCCGGGCTGGGCGCGCGGCGTGGAAGGATGGCAACGGTTGTGCAGGCAGCTCTCGGACGCGACCGAAAAGCTTATCCCGCACGGGTTGTCGGCAGGTTACCACAATCACCAGGTTGAATGGGCGAAACTGGACGGTGATCAACGCATCATGGAATTCATTGCCGCCAACACGCCGAAGGAGTTCGTGCTGCAATTGGATGTGGGCACCTGTGTGGAGACGAATTCCCATCCGGTCGAATGGGTGAAGGCCAATCCGGGCCGGATCAAAATTGTTCACCTCAAGGACTGGGCGCCGGACAACGCCGCGCACGACAAGGGATACAAGGTGCTTTTTGGCGAAGGTGTGACGCCCTGGAAGGAGTTGATCGCCGCGCTCGAATCCGTTGGCGGGGTGGAGTTCTACCTGATGGAACAGGAGGGCAGCCGGTTCTCCGAATTTGAAACCGTCAAACACTGCCTCGACAACTGGAACAAGATGAGGGCTTGA
- a CDS encoding DUF3500 domain-containing protein yields MQPILSVRNTTISLLVFLATIGMLDSVRLEAAASGQTQKIVGAANAFLETLDDTQRGRASFASDDAAQRVRWSNLPISMAERRGLRMGDLKQSQRDAVMKMLATALSRMGYEKVVGIINGDEVLRRESGGGSPAFGKDQFYVSFMGKPSTTEPWMIQFGGHHLALNITIVGRENILTPSLIAVQPARYTLEGKSVRPLGRETDEALELVKSLDESQSKKAILGFQMRDLVLGPGHDGETIEPEGIKASGLTDAQRELLIKLISEWSGIIHETAAAEKMAEIKAHLADTWFAWSGPLEAGKAYFRIQGPTIVIEYAPQRLGGDVTMHLHTMYRDPTDDYGKKFTGK; encoded by the coding sequence ATGCAACCCATCCTGTCCGTCCGCAACACAACTATTTCGCTTCTCGTCTTCCTTGCAACGATTGGGATGCTCGATTCAGTACGATTGGAGGCCGCTGCTTCCGGGCAAACCCAGAAGATCGTTGGCGCCGCCAATGCCTTTCTTGAGACGCTGGACGACACCCAGCGCGGCAGGGCGAGCTTCGCTTCCGACGATGCCGCCCAGCGCGTCCGTTGGTCCAATCTCCCCATCAGCATGGCCGAGCGTCGCGGGCTCCGCATGGGCGACCTGAAGCAGTCTCAGCGGGACGCCGTGATGAAGATGCTCGCGACGGCGCTCAGCAGAATGGGCTACGAAAAGGTCGTCGGCATCATCAACGGCGATGAAGTGTTGCGGAGAGAAAGCGGTGGCGGATCACCCGCTTTCGGGAAGGATCAATTCTACGTTTCGTTCATGGGCAAACCTTCGACGACCGAGCCGTGGATGATTCAGTTCGGCGGGCATCATCTTGCCTTGAACATTACGATCGTCGGCCGGGAAAACATCCTGACGCCGAGCCTGATCGCGGTTCAACCGGCTCGTTACACGCTCGAAGGAAAATCCGTGCGCCCGTTGGGCCGGGAAACGGACGAGGCGCTCGAACTCGTCAAATCTCTCGACGAATCTCAAAGCAAGAAGGCCATCCTGGGATTTCAAATGCGCGACCTGGTGCTGGGCCCCGGGCATGATGGTGAAACGATCGAACCCGAAGGAATCAAGGCTTCCGGGCTGACAGATGCCCAGCGCGAGCTGTTGATCAAATTGATTTCCGAATGGTCGGGAATCATTCACGAAACCGCCGCCGCCGAGAAGATGGCCGAGATCAAGGCGCACCTGGCAGACACATGGTTTGCGTGGAGCGGCCCGCTGGAAGCCGGCAAGGCCTACTTCCGTATCCAGGGGCCGACAATCGTCATCGAGTACGCGCCGCAGCGACTCGGCGGTGACGTGACCATGCACCTGCACACGATGTATCGTGATCCAACCGACGATTACGGCAAAAAATTCACCGGTAAATGA
- a CDS encoding choice-of-anchor tandem repeat NxxGxxAF-containing protein, producing MQRTNFKPLTRVILFLALAAFAPVAPAQTIYTFTKIADTNFFFSNFSAPSLNDAGKVAFNASARDQRSGIFSGDGTETGLGDYVAIVIQQPGTGVYVPGSYVGSRVAFSRIVNPQTGTGGIFSSDGVNPQTIIVDPTIVNVTLYPPLMNRAGQVAYLGGGTVDLRGIYVAQNGSSQPVYTIPAFFTRGPVEMHNVFEFGNTQVTDAGAILFEGDFFNLPVNPTDPEIDFGGLVQGGLNGGLPTLLVTDGLLSNGDFQSLEEFAGNNGGQVACIVSVSDDIGLYYRLLRVNGGAATSITDTRSGPFLDLSFGGSRSLTINDNGTIIFVATFKDVNGVTQTGLFTGPDPVNDKVIATGDPLFGSVVGSITFDRVGFNNQGQVAFRAALNNGNSMVVRADPSNGGTTVEWVGAGSGSFDVSSNWQPTNGDPPRVPTRTVTISDTALFDRAEAYTVDFGGNQQHVERLVVKDGNVLFANGSIKADATSPEIPSVEIDNARLGLLTAMSLTNNHALIGSSGASRVDVGVGGEWVSLGSLHVGGAGQGILNIEPGGTVVSAESLIGTGVGGGQAIVGNNGSWDTGAIAIGAGGTGELIITNSGHVNSTNAIVGLSPGLGNKVTVTGFSDPTNYSQWHVENGLIVGHSGAGTLEINDGGSCSVSLPVIIGDSQASGTVKVTGVPSTNINASSYLNASAIIVGKGGLSVEDGAFVQADYLQLKGPGTVKVLGVNAATGRRSDLTLLGDPLVETLVIGGPHGSSSLVVGEGALMHTAAGNVKIGDDPSAPACKIDIIGLSSNPTSTLQVDNNLELGKVGPSTITLSNGRLEVGGTLTVWANGFIQGNGALIAGTRVKNGGYISPGLSPGRLILEGDYEQTAGGRLKIEVGGPDPGVSHDQFVVNGAATLDGSLELRFINGFAPRQGDTFNFLQVGGALSNGFATVEVKNLAPDFQFNVSTNGTNVSLVAVNDGVFVTPLQGQISSSNVVTIGGITYLPYALNVTNDCTIVEPVGSITRQGQELFQTLGERADPKCAGSNANASRILVLGALAPGSYQFHFMSDGVVVYTVSFNVLSGTDQVLSFTRTAGGELNLQINGLDSVQYTIQASADMTDWFDLPTHVGTFLGPYNIFEPFSASKARFYRVKIE from the coding sequence ATGCAACGCACAAATTTCAAACCTCTCACTCGTGTCATTCTTTTTTTGGCGTTGGCCGCCTTTGCTCCGGTGGCTCCGGCTCAGACCATCTACACCTTCACCAAAATCGCCGATACCAACTTCTTTTTTTCCAACTTTAGCGCTCCTAGCCTCAACGACGCGGGCAAAGTCGCTTTCAACGCGAGTGCCCGCGACCAGCGATCCGGCATCTTTTCCGGCGACGGTACAGAAACCGGCCTGGGTGACTATGTGGCTATCGTGATACAACAGCCCGGGACCGGAGTTTATGTGCCCGGTTCGTATGTCGGATCGCGGGTCGCGTTCAGCAGGATTGTGAATCCACAGACTGGAACCGGCGGCATCTTCAGTTCCGATGGCGTGAATCCCCAGACGATCATCGTTGATCCCACAATTGTAAATGTCACCTTGTATCCGCCCCTCATGAACCGCGCCGGACAGGTCGCCTACCTGGGCGGGGGTACGGTTGATCTGAGAGGCATCTACGTCGCCCAAAACGGGTCGAGCCAACCGGTTTACACGATCCCGGCGTTTTTCACGCGTGGACCGGTGGAGATGCACAACGTGTTCGAGTTCGGAAACACGCAAGTGACCGATGCGGGAGCCATCCTTTTTGAAGGCGACTTCTTCAATCTCCCGGTGAATCCCACCGATCCGGAGATCGATTTTGGCGGTCTGGTTCAAGGGGGTCTAAACGGTGGTCTCCCGACTCTGCTCGTGACCGATGGACTATTGAGTAATGGCGACTTTCAATCACTGGAGGAGTTTGCTGGAAATAACGGCGGCCAGGTTGCATGTATCGTCAGCGTTTCCGACGACATCGGGCTTTATTATCGCCTTCTCAGAGTGAACGGCGGTGCTGCCACGTCGATTACCGACACAAGGTCCGGGCCGTTTCTCGATCTCAGTTTCGGCGGCTCCAGGAGCCTCACAATCAACGATAATGGAACGATTATCTTTGTCGCAACGTTCAAAGATGTTAACGGGGTCACCCAGACCGGTCTCTTCACCGGTCCGGATCCGGTAAACGACAAAGTCATCGCCACGGGTGATCCGTTGTTCGGTTCTGTTGTTGGGAGCATTACCTTCGACCGCGTGGGTTTCAACAACCAGGGACAAGTCGCTTTTCGCGCCGCTTTGAATAATGGGAACAGCATGGTTGTCCGCGCCGATCCGAGCAATGGTGGCACAACAGTTGAATGGGTCGGTGCCGGCTCTGGCTCATTCGATGTCTCCAGCAACTGGCAGCCGACCAATGGTGACCCGCCGCGCGTGCCGACCAGGACGGTCACCATCAGCGACACGGCGCTCTTTGACCGCGCGGAAGCCTACACTGTTGATTTCGGGGGCAACCAGCAGCACGTCGAGCGGCTCGTCGTCAAAGACGGAAATGTCCTGTTTGCGAATGGCTCCATCAAGGCGGATGCAACCTCTCCCGAGATACCATCCGTGGAAATTGACAATGCGCGGCTTGGCCTCCTCACAGCGATGTCGCTGACGAACAATCACGCGTTGATCGGCAGTTCGGGGGCTTCGCGGGTGGACGTGGGAGTCGGCGGCGAGTGGGTCAGTCTGGGATCGTTGCACGTGGGCGGAGCAGGACAAGGCATACTCAACATCGAACCGGGTGGAACGGTCGTGAGCGCGGAATCCCTTATCGGCACCGGGGTCGGCGGCGGGCAGGCGATCGTCGGCAATAACGGATCTTGGGATACGGGCGCTATTGCGATCGGGGCGGGTGGCACCGGCGAGTTGATCATTACGAATTCGGGTCATGTCAACAGCACAAATGCAATTGTGGGCCTCAGTCCGGGGCTGGGAAACAAGGTCACCGTGACCGGCTTCAGCGACCCGACGAACTATTCTCAATGGCACGTCGAAAACGGTCTGATCGTTGGACATTCCGGCGCCGGAACGTTGGAAATCAACGATGGGGGATCCTGTTCTGTAAGCCTGCCAGTTATTATTGGGGATTCTCAGGCAAGCGGGACCGTGAAAGTCACTGGCGTCCCTTCCACCAACATCAATGCGAGTTCATATCTGAATGCTTCTGCCATCATCGTGGGTAAAGGCGGTTTGAGCGTCGAAGATGGCGCTTTCGTCCAGGCTGATTACCTGCAGTTGAAAGGGCCTGGAACGGTCAAAGTTTTGGGAGTCAACGCAGCCACTGGCCGGCGATCGGACTTGACGCTGCTCGGTGATCCTCTTGTGGAAACCCTGGTAATCGGAGGCCCGCACGGGAGCAGTTCTTTGGTGGTTGGCGAAGGGGCGCTGATGCATACCGCCGCAGGCAACGTGAAGATCGGCGATGATCCAAGCGCGCCCGCCTGCAAAATTGACATCATCGGCCTCTCCAGCAACCCGACTTCGACGCTTCAAGTGGACAATAACCTGGAGCTGGGCAAAGTGGGCCCCAGCACGATCACGTTGAGCAACGGGAGACTCGAAGTTGGTGGAACCCTGACCGTGTGGGCCAACGGCTTCATTCAAGGTAACGGCGCTTTGATCGCAGGGACACGCGTCAAGAACGGCGGCTACATTTCGCCCGGGCTTTCTCCGGGTCGGCTCATTCTTGAGGGCGATTACGAACAAACCGCGGGCGGCCGATTGAAGATCGAAGTCGGCGGTCCCGATCCGGGCGTCTCTCACGACCAGTTCGTTGTGAATGGCGCCGCAACGCTTGATGGGTCGCTCGAACTGCGCTTCATCAACGGCTTCGCGCCCAGGCAGGGCGACACGTTCAACTTCTTGCAGGTGGGCGGCGCTTTGAGCAATGGATTTGCCACTGTCGAAGTCAAAAACCTTGCACCCGACTTTCAGTTCAACGTCAGCACGAACGGCACAAACGTCTCTCTGGTCGCGGTGAATGACGGCGTGTTCGTGACACCGTTGCAGGGGCAGATTTCGTCGAGCAACGTCGTGACCATCGGTGGCATCACCTACCTGCCCTACGCGCTGAACGTCACCAATGACTGCACGATCGTTGAACCTGTGGGTTCAATCACACGCCAGGGACAGGAACTTTTTCAAACACTGGGCGAACGTGCCGATCCTAAATGCGCGGGCAGCAATGCGAACGCTTCGCGGATTCTGGTCCTTGGCGCACTGGCGCCGGGCAGCTATCAATTCCACTTCATGTCTGACGGTGTGGTGGTGTACACCGTTTCCTTTAACGTCCTGTCCGGCACTGATCAGGTCCTGAGCTTCACTCGCACCGCCGGTGGAGAATTGAATCTACAGATCAACGGTTTGGATTCCGTGCAATACACCATCCAGGCTTCGGCAGATATGACGGACTGGTTCGACCTGCCGACGCACGTTGGAACCTTTCTGGGTCCGTACAACATCTTCGAGCCGTTCTCCGCTTCCAAGGCCCGGTTTTATCGGGTGAAGATTGAGTGA